DNA from Fibrobacterota bacterium:
AGGCTTCCAGCCTGGTGCTCTACCATCTCCTGATGAACGAGGTCATCCAGCGGCGCGACCTGGACGATCCCAAGACCATACGGGATTTCATCACCAAGGTGGAGACGCCCGCCACCCTCCACAAGCTCTACGTACTTACCTATTGCGACGTCTCTTCCGTGCATCCCGACGCCTGGTCCAGCTGGAAGGCCTCCTTGCTCCGGCGCCTCTATGAGCTGGCCCTGGAGGAGATGCAGCGGCCCTTCCAGGCCACCTTGGAATCCCGCAACCTGGAGGATCAACTCATCGAGATCGTCTCCAAGCGCGTGTCCGAGGCCGAAGTACGCCGCCATCTGGAACTCCTTCCGCGGCAATACGCCTCCTCAACCTCCGCCGAAGACGTGGCGAGCCATATCCAGATGATCGCCGCCTTGCAGTCCCAACCCTTCAGCGCCCGCATCGTGGAGCGCCAGACCCATTGGGAGGTCACCGTGGTCGCTAACGATGACGACGCCTTGCTCAGCCGCATCGCGGGCACGCTAGCCCATCTGGAGCTGTCCATCCTGAGCGCCCGCATCTTTACGCGGGTGGACGGAAAGGCCATCGATAAGTTCTGGGTCAGCGTGCCCGAGAACGGGCCCAGCAGCGCGTCCTTGGAGCAGCGCCTCATCAAGGAACTAGGCAAGAATTACCGGCTCTCGAAGGAAGAGCTGCACGAATTGCAGGCCCGCATCCAGCCCAAGATCGCCTTCGGAAGGGTTCGCGATCTGCCCATGAAGCCCGAAGTGGCCTTCTCCAACGCCATCTCGGAGAACTTCAGCACCGTGGACCTCACCTGCAACGACCGCATCGGGCTGTTGTTCCAGGTTACCAAGGTCTTCAGCGACCTCAAGCTCGACGTGCACGGAGCCATCCTCACCACCGAAGCCGACAAGGCGATGGACGCTTTCTTCATCACGACCCGCGATGACAAGAAGGTGGAGGACGCGGAACTCATTGATCTCATTGTGGCTACGTTGATCAAAGAGATCAGCGCCGCATAAGATGAGTCGAAGATCGCGCGCATGATCGAGCGCGCGATCGATCATGCGAGCGATGCGACTCGAAATTTTTTTTTCAATTCGCTTAATAACTGCTTGACTAATCAAGTCAACAACTTTATCATTTGATCATCAGTCAAGCAGATGCAGGATAGATTGATTCCAAATAGCAAGCAGCAAAATGGACAACGCGAGATCCTCTCCGGATCCCGCCTCGCTTCTCGGTCAATAATCATCGGCCTGAAACGAGATCCTGCAGAATCCCGTTACAAGCTTTACAACGTCAGAACCAATAAAAATCTAAAGCACGAAGGGAGGTGATCAAATGGCCGCCAAGAAGAAAGCGACGAAGAAAGTAGCCAAGAAGGCTACCAAGAAGGCAGCTAAGAAAGCATCCAAGAAGAAGTAGTACTACTTCCTCTGGATGATGCCTCTCTTCACGGATAGGCGTCAGAGCTTTAAGGGAGGTCAGGGTTTCCTTGACCTCCTTTTTCTTTTCCCGGATTTTTTTCCGCCCCGCATATATCCCTAAGTCGTTGATTTGCATAGGAAAAGCCGCGCAGCCGATGGACGTGCGCTCTCGCATGGCGGCTTCTTATCCCCAAATGGGCTCGAAGCGGATCGACCGGATCAGGGCCCGGTCCGGGCCGCGCAGACGGTCGCAGCCGAGCCCCCGGTCCGCTAGGGACTCGTAAGGCTACATGTATTCGATGGGGGGAACGCCGATCAGGTCCAAGGTCGACCCCAGGACGATGCGGGCGCAGTCGATGAGGAACAGGCGTTCCTTCTCTTCGGGCGAGCCGAGCACGCGGCAGCTATGGATGAAGCTATGGGAGGTTTCGGCTATCTCCAGAGCGTATTGCGCCATGGGACAGGGATCGTTGGCGTCGAGCGCGACCCGGATCTTATCGGGTAATAGGCTTAAGGCCCGGATGAGGGCTTGGGCCTGAGGCTCGGGGTAACGCGTGAAATCGAGACCGTCGGTTCCGTTTTCGGCCGGGCCCTTGAGGCCGGCGCGTTCATCCGAGGCGACCCCTGATCGCTCGATGCTTTTCCGCAAGATGCTGCATAGGCGCACATGCGCGTTCTGCACGTAAGGACCCGAGTCGCCTTCGAAGCTCAAGGCCTGATCCCACTCGAAGCGGATATCGTTGAGGCGCCGGTTCTTCAATTCGCTGAAGACGAGGGCGCCCACTCCGATGCGCAGCGCCAGCTCTTCCTTGCCCTCGGCATCGGGATTCTTTTCCTTGATGATGCCCAGGATCTTCTCTTGGGCCGCCTCGATCACGTCCTTCAACAAGCTGGCTTGGCCCGAACGCGTCTTGCCCTTCTCCCACCCGCCTTCTTCGCTCTTGATCAGCACCAGGCCGAAGGGAACATGCTCCATGCCCTTCGCCCAAGGGTAGCCCGCCAATTCCAGCACCTTTATCAGTTGCTGGAAATGCAGGCTTTGGCCGTTGTCCACCACGTAGAGGCACTTGGAAAAGCCGTAGGTCTCGGAGCGGTAGATGGCGGCGGCGATGTCACGCGTAACGTAAAGGGTGGCCCCATCCGACTTCCGCAAAAGCGCGGGAGGAAGGTTATGCGCGGAGAGATCCACGATGTCGGCGCCTTGGCTCCTCTGTACCAGCCCCTTCGCGGCCAGCAAGTCCAGCGTCTTGGGCATGTGATCGATGAAGTAGGCTTCGCCGATATAGCTATCGAAACCGACTTCCAGGAAACCGTAAATCCGCCGGAGCTCCGCCAGGGTGATGTCCTTGAAGGACTGCCACAGCCGGCGATACATCGCATCGCCGCTTTCCAATTTCTGGAAAGCCGCCCGGGCCTGGTCCTCCATGGAAGGATCGGCCTCGGCGGCCTTCGCGAATGCGGTATACAGCGCGTTCAGCCGCTCTATGGTCATGCCCGCCAGGTCGCTTTCGTGAAGCCCCTCGCGCAGGAACATCACGATCAACTTGCCGTAGGACGTGCCCCAGTCCCCCAAGTGGTTGATGCGCACCACCCGATATCCCGCCCGCGCGTAAAGCTTGGAAAGGGAATTTCCGATCATGGTCCCGCGTAGATGATGGAAGACCAATTCCTTCCCCATGTTGGGCGAGGAGAAATCGATGCAAACGGTTTCGCCATCGCCGCGGCGCGATGTCCCATAGGCGGCGCCCTCCTCGGCGATGGGTCCCAAGGTGCGGCGCGCGAACTCGGCGGCGTCGACGAAGAAATTCAGGTACCCGTTGAGGGCCTCGACCTTCACGATGGAGGCCGTGGGTTTGATCTGCCCGGCCAACTCGATGGCGATCGCCGGCGGGGCCTTGCGCAGTTTCTTGGCCAGGGGGAAGCAGGGGAACGCGAAATCGCCCTGCCCCAGATGTTGCGGCAGGGTGATGGCGTGAACGATGTCCTGGGCGGGAAGTCCGGTCAGGGGCGCGAGGAGCTCGGCGATCTCCTCTTTATAAGTCTTCATCCTCGTCTTCGGCGGCTTTTTCGTCTTGGGTGATGTAGTCTTCGGCCTTCAGCTTGGTGGCCTTGGCGTCCGCCCACAGGCGTTCCAGGGAATAATAGCTACGGGTATCCTTCTCGAACAGGTGGATGATCAGGTCCCCGTAATCGAGCACGGCCCAGCGCACGCCGCTATGGTATTCGGACCGTAAGGGCTTGATGCCTTCCTTGGAAAGCGCCTTCGAGGTGTTGTGCATGGCGACGCGCATCTGCGCCTCGTTCTGGCAGGTGCAGATCAGGTAGAAGTCGGTCAGCGAGCTCAGGCCTCGCAGGTCCAGCATCACCAGCTCGTCCGCCTTCTTGGCGAAAAGAAGCGCTGCGGCCTTGCCGGCCAGGGCCTGGGCTTCTACTACGGTTTTACTCTTTGCCATCGCTTGCTCAGCTCCTCGTAATCCTTCCCGATGATGACCGTGGCGTCCACGAGGGCCAGGGGATCGGAAAGATGGATCAGGTTATCGGTCTCCAGCACCTTGGCGAGATCGCGCGCCACCGGTTCGTTGCCGGTGCGGGCGATGACCAGGGTATGCGCGTAGTTCCAACTGCCC
Protein-coding regions in this window:
- the rsfS gene encoding ribosome silencing factor; protein product: MAKSKTVVEAQALAGKAAALLFAKKADELVMLDLRGLSSLTDFYLICTCQNEAQMRVAMHNTSKALSKEGIKPLRSEYHSGVRWAVLDYGDLIIHLFEKDTRSYYSLERLWADAKATKLKAEDYITQDEKAAEDEDEDL
- the argS gene encoding arginine--tRNA ligase gives rise to the protein MKTYKEEIAELLAPLTGLPAQDIVHAITLPQHLGQGDFAFPCFPLAKKLRKAPPAIAIELAGQIKPTASIVKVEALNGYLNFFVDAAEFARRTLGPIAEEGAAYGTSRRGDGETVCIDFSSPNMGKELVFHHLRGTMIGNSLSKLYARAGYRVVRINHLGDWGTSYGKLIVMFLREGLHESDLAGMTIERLNALYTAFAKAAEADPSMEDQARAAFQKLESGDAMYRRLWQSFKDITLAELRRIYGFLEVGFDSYIGEAYFIDHMPKTLDLLAAKGLVQRSQGADIVDLSAHNLPPALLRKSDGATLYVTRDIAAAIYRSETYGFSKCLYVVDNGQSLHFQQLIKVLELAGYPWAKGMEHVPFGLVLIKSEEGGWEKGKTRSGQASLLKDVIEAAQEKILGIIKEKNPDAEGKEELALRIGVGALVFSELKNRRLNDIRFEWDQALSFEGDSGPYVQNAHVRLCSILRKSIERSGVASDERAGLKGPAENGTDGLDFTRYPEPQAQALIRALSLLPDKIRVALDANDPCPMAQYALEIAETSHSFIHSCRVLGSPEEKERLFLIDCARIVLGSTLDLIGVPPIEYM